The Schistocerca serialis cubense isolate TAMUIC-IGC-003099 chromosome 10, iqSchSeri2.2, whole genome shotgun sequence genome includes a region encoding these proteins:
- the LOC126424523 gene encoding probable 39S ribosomal protein L49, mitochondrial, whose translation MAALRVGIRSCTTLFTPNSCLCGHYGFYRDVSRLKTSPSLRMVVFRNSSYRSSSEEGPKELYTGFEISSSPEEWQWVERLLGPKVVPQPKPKADYPSGWKPPSDAALSLPYFVKRNKNYMLPVYLNIQFRGQRRITVVRNIQGDIWLMERELREHLESVVKKPVITMVHEVCLIKIKGDVYLPVEQWLYQKGF comes from the exons ATGGCAGCCCTCAGAGTGGGTATTAGGAGCTGTACTACGCTATTTACGCCAAACTCTTGTTTGTGCGGGCATTATGGTTTTTATCGAGATGTCAGTCGCCTTAAAACGTCACCCTCCCTTCGCATG GTCGTATTTAGAAATTCCTCGTATAGATCTAGTTCCGAGGAAGGCCCCAAGGAATTGTATACGGGCTTTGAAATCTCCAGCTCACCCGAGGAATGGCAATGGGTAGAAAGACTTTTGGGGCCAAAAGTTGTACCGCAGCCAAAGCCGAAGGCAGATTATCCATCTGGCTGGAAACCACCTTCAG ATGCTGCTTTATCACTACCATATTTTGTAAAACGGAATAAGAACTACATGCTGCCAGTGTATCTGAATATTCAGTTCAGAGGACAGCGGCGTATAACTGTAGTTCGCAACATCCAAGGCGACATATGG TTGATGGAACGTGAATTGAGAGAGCATCTGGAATCTGTTGTAAAGAAACCTGTTATTACAATGGTCCATGAGGTCTGCTTAATAAAAATCAAAGGAGATGTTTATTTACCTGTGGAGCAGTGGCTTTATCAAAAGGGCTTCTAG